The Pedobacter roseus genome contains a region encoding:
- a CDS encoding DUF3127 domain-containing protein: protein MEIKGKVHEVGATQQVSETFKKRDLIIEYAENPTYPEYIRFEALQDKTALLDTFKAGDEVEVFFNLRGRPWTDKQGKTSYFNSLVIWRINAVAAGAPAAAPAYAAPVDVSSTPGEDDDLPF from the coding sequence ATGGAAATTAAAGGAAAGGTGCACGAAGTAGGTGCCACACAACAAGTAAGTGAAACGTTTAAAAAGCGTGATTTAATAATAGAATACGCAGAAAATCCAACATACCCAGAATATATCCGTTTTGAGGCTTTACAAGATAAAACTGCATTATTAGATACTTTTAAAGCAGGTGATGAAGTTGAGGTGTTCTTTAATTTACGTGGTCGCCCTTGGACAGATAAACAAGGTAAAACATCATATTTTAACAGTTTGGTAATCTGGCGTATCAACGCCGTTGCAGCAGGCGCTCCGGCAGCAGCTCCAGCTTATGCAGCTCCGGTTGATGTAAGCAGTACGCCAGGTGAAGATGATGATTTGCCTTTTTAA
- a CDS encoding THUMP domain-containing class I SAM-dependent RNA methyltransferase, with amino-acid sequence MQVFHNKSKVIITCNKRLSAYLQDEVTALGYTIVRAFATGVELNITLTECIKLNLNLRCASQILYSIKSFKAITPDDLYKEISAIEWEELIDFSGYFSVTSNVDNPNITTPLFANLKVKDAIVDRMKEKKGIRPNSGSDANKAVVHLYWKDADADVFMDTSGETLAKHGYRKIPGKAPMLEALAASVILASNWDRKSPFINPMCGSGTLAIEAALIATNRAPGLYRMNYGFMHILGYNEEDFFTERRILKDQVIKNVDLKIIASDLSEDAVEVTLRNAKTAGVDTLIEFEVCDFELTPVPEDGRGVVVFNPEYGERLGVHSKLELTYKRMGDYMKTKCKGYSGYIFTGNPDLAKKIGLKASKKIEFYNGKLDCRLLEYELYDGSRRAPLIEA; translated from the coding sequence ATGCAAGTTTTCCACAATAAAAGCAAGGTAATTATTACCTGCAACAAGCGCCTTTCTGCATATCTTCAAGATGAAGTTACGGCTTTAGGCTATACAATAGTACGCGCTTTCGCCACGGGTGTTGAGCTCAATATTACCCTTACAGAGTGTATTAAGCTCAATTTAAACCTGCGTTGTGCCAGTCAGATCCTGTACTCCATTAAAAGTTTTAAGGCCATTACGCCTGATGACCTATACAAAGAAATTTCGGCCATTGAGTGGGAAGAACTGATCGATTTTTCGGGCTATTTCTCGGTTACCTCAAATGTTGATAACCCAAATATTACGACTCCCCTTTTTGCGAATTTAAAAGTTAAGGATGCCATTGTTGACCGCATGAAAGAGAAAAAAGGCATCCGCCCAAATTCAGGATCAGACGCCAATAAAGCAGTGGTACATTTATACTGGAAAGATGCCGATGCCGATGTTTTTATGGATACCTCGGGCGAAACGCTTGCCAAACACGGTTACCGTAAAATCCCCGGAAAAGCACCCATGTTAGAAGCTTTAGCTGCCAGTGTTATCTTGGCATCCAATTGGGATAGAAAATCGCCATTCATCAACCCCATGTGCGGTTCGGGAACATTAGCCATTGAAGCAGCCCTGATTGCCACTAACCGTGCACCTGGCTTATACCGCATGAATTATGGTTTTATGCACATATTAGGATATAATGAAGAAGATTTTTTTACGGAGCGCAGGATTTTAAAAGATCAGGTAATTAAAAATGTTGACCTTAAAATTATAGCTTCCGATCTCTCGGAGGATGCGGTTGAAGTAACCCTAAGAAATGCGAAAACCGCAGGGGTTGATACTTTGATCGAATTTGAAGTTTGTGATTTTGAATTAACACCCGTTCCGGAAGATGGCAGAGGTGTTGTGGTCTTTAATCCTGAGTACGGGGAACGTTTGGGTGTGCACAGTAAACTGGAGTTAACCTACAAACGAATGGGCGATTATATGAAAACCAAATGCAAAGGTTATTCTGGTTATATTTTCACCGGAAACCCTGATCTTGCAAAGAAAATTGGTTTAAAAGCATCTAAAAAAATTGAATTTTATAATGGTAAATTAGATTGTCGTTTATTGGAATACGAATTATATGATGGCTCGCGCAGGGCACCACTAATTGAGGCATAG
- a CDS encoding sensor histidine kinase — MKKKSFWLITVLMTVALLGVFVMQLYYIRESYKLKSQLFDEQVNQTLTTVVNKIQRRNVADHLNRKDAENKLKQLQDSRQRTLDIKDLRQQYVQQSELKQVERENEIENYLNQQDSIIRNTYRAPAVISEKEFSSLSSKNGDKLDLQVDVFVDMKSLIIKGYSMRTKPFATPPKAFEFKSLQSLPDTLRYLVFDPRDGSPGFANVPKIPSDLQKKFKREDEIAKKQLELKIAALGKDTFSYTRLSVVEDVSKELQETRIPIYKRINFDVLGNLLKDELLAHNITLEPAYRISLAQKDSTIFMAASNVKGEFLPENTYKTPLFGNDLFRDPGMLFVSFPNKNSAIISNLSVTLASSVGLLLVLVFIFSYTLYAILKQKKLTEMKTDFINNMTHEFKTPVATIMIASEALRDPEVTEDKARLKRLAGIIYDENVRLGSHIERVLSIARLEKGELKLENTEVDMNDLIVIVLDSMELQLQKRNAIIHVNTDAENAVVFGDELHLSNVIYNLIDNANKYSTDTPEITITTRNTHKSVIVEIADKGIGMTKDQSKRIFDQFYRVPTGNLHDVKGFGLGLNYVQDIIKKLNGTVKVSSEKDRGTTFEISLPLYNG, encoded by the coding sequence ATGAAGAAAAAGAGTTTTTGGTTAATTACTGTTTTGATGACGGTTGCTTTGCTGGGTGTTTTTGTAATGCAGTTGTATTACATCAGGGAATCCTATAAGCTAAAATCTCAGCTTTTTGATGAACAGGTAAACCAAACCTTAACTACCGTTGTAAATAAAATCCAACGCAGAAATGTTGCCGATCACCTTAACCGTAAAGACGCAGAAAACAAGCTGAAACAGCTCCAGGACTCAAGGCAGCGCACACTTGATATTAAGGATTTAAGACAGCAATATGTGCAGCAAAGCGAATTAAAACAAGTTGAACGAGAGAATGAGATCGAAAATTACCTGAACCAGCAGGATAGTATTATCCGTAATACTTACCGTGCGCCTGCGGTAATTTCTGAAAAGGAATTTAGTTCGTTAAGCTCAAAAAACGGCGATAAGCTTGATTTGCAGGTGGATGTTTTCGTGGATATGAAAAGCCTGATTATAAAAGGTTACAGTATGCGTACAAAGCCTTTTGCTACACCGCCAAAAGCATTTGAGTTTAAAAGTTTACAAAGTTTGCCCGATACTTTGAGATATCTGGTTTTCGACCCGAGGGATGGTAGCCCGGGTTTTGCCAATGTTCCAAAGATACCAAGCGACTTACAGAAAAAGTTTAAACGCGAAGATGAGATTGCTAAAAAGCAGTTGGAATTAAAAATTGCAGCCTTGGGCAAAGATACTTTTTCGTATACTAGGTTAAGTGTGGTTGAGGATGTATCAAAAGAACTGCAGGAAACCAGAATACCAATCTATAAACGCATTAATTTCGATGTCCTTGGCAACTTATTAAAAGATGAGCTTTTAGCGCATAATATTACCCTGGAACCTGCTTACCGCATTTCTCTTGCCCAAAAAGATTCGACTATTTTTATGGCGGCTTCCAATGTAAAGGGAGAATTTTTACCAGAGAATACTTATAAAACCCCTTTATTCGGGAACGATCTGTTCCGCGATCCGGGGATGCTTTTTGTAAGCTTTCCGAATAAAAATTCGGCCATTATTTCCAACCTGAGCGTGACATTGGCATCGTCTGTAGGATTATTACTGGTACTTGTTTTCATTTTTTCTTACACCCTTTATGCCATTTTAAAGCAAAAGAAATTAACCGAAATGAAAACGGATTTCATCAATAACATGACGCATGAGTTTAAAACGCCCGTGGCCACGATCATGATTGCCAGCGAAGCTTTAAGGGATCCCGAAGTGACAGAAGATAAGGCCCGCTTAAAACGTTTAGCAGGCATTATTTATGATGAAAACGTGCGTTTGGGTAGTCACATTGAACGTGTTTTAAGTATTGCCCGTTTAGAAAAAGGGGAACTTAAACTGGAGAATACCGAGGTGGATATGAACGACTTGATCGTAATTGTGCTTGATAGTATGGAGTTGCAGCTGCAAAAAAGAAATGCAATCATCCATGTTAATACCGATGCCGAAAATGCAGTGGTTTTTGGCGATGAACTGCATTTATCAAATGTGATTTATAACCTTATTGATAACGCAAATAAATATAGTACCGATACTCCTGAAATTACCATTACTACGCGTAATACCCATAAAAGTGTAATTGTAGAAATAGCGGATAAAGGCATTGGGATGACCAAAGATCAGTCAAAACGCATTTTCGATCAGTTTTACAGGGTGCCAACAGGTAACCTGCATGATGTTAAGGGTTTTGGACTGGGCTTAAACTACGTTCAGGATATTATTAAAAAACTGAACGGAACGGTTAAGGTAAGTAGCGAAAAAGATAGGGGAACTACGTTCGAAATATCTTTACCTTTATATAACGGATAA